One Candidatus Dormiibacterota bacterium genomic window carries:
- a CDS encoding R3H domain-containing nucleic acid-binding protein encodes MAVKIESISPSWELSQLLDIFPLSIRQALVRLPNLEEIIEVVLDLGRPPEARFEHDFRYLSDTPVSHEDIAHVCSRISSFGADNRAGIEQTLHRISAIRNRTGKIVGLTCRIGRAVYGTIDILLDVLRSGQSICLLGRPGVGKTTMLRECARILSEDRKRVVIVDTSNEIAGDSDIPHPGIGLARRMQVADPALQHSVMIEAVENHMPQVIVIDEIGTEAEAAAARTIAERGVTLIGTAHGQSLENLLMNPTLSDLMGGISAVTLSDEEARRRGTRKTVLERKAPPTFDVVVEIHDRDHLAIHKNVAEVVDSLLRGYQPQPEIRQRQPSGEVKVIQEADTESMPHLAEAYENHEPMEASEREKPLLIFPYGVSRNKIERAIHNLRVNASIARTWDDADVVVTLKTLERKGQPKLKQIASDNVPIYSIKTNTTTQIQTALRDVFNLGSIDHEEIALREAEEAVYQVLLTNQAIELSPQTSYIRRTQHQLAEKYRLQSRSTGLEPNRRVRIFKLESTI; translated from the coding sequence TTGGCGGTTAAAATCGAGTCCATTTCCCCGAGCTGGGAGCTCTCCCAACTCCTCGATATCTTCCCCCTCTCCATCCGGCAGGCGCTTGTTCGGCTGCCAAATCTCGAAGAGATCATTGAAGTCGTGCTCGATCTTGGGCGTCCGCCCGAGGCAAGATTCGAGCACGATTTTCGTTATCTGAGCGACACGCCGGTCTCGCACGAAGACATCGCGCACGTGTGCTCCCGCATCTCCTCGTTCGGCGCCGATAACCGAGCCGGTATCGAGCAGACGCTGCATCGCATCAGCGCGATTCGAAATCGTACCGGAAAAATTGTCGGGCTGACGTGTCGGATCGGTCGCGCCGTCTATGGAACGATCGATATTCTACTCGACGTCTTGCGAAGCGGGCAGTCGATCTGTCTGCTGGGCAGGCCCGGCGTCGGAAAAACGACGATGCTTCGCGAGTGCGCGCGGATACTCTCGGAGGATCGCAAGCGCGTCGTCATCGTGGACACCTCCAACGAAATTGCCGGCGATAGCGATATTCCGCACCCCGGAATCGGCCTAGCCCGCCGCATGCAAGTCGCCGACCCGGCGTTGCAGCATTCGGTGATGATCGAAGCGGTCGAGAATCACATGCCGCAAGTCATCGTGATCGACGAAATCGGTACCGAGGCCGAGGCTGCCGCCGCACGCACGATCGCCGAACGCGGCGTCACGCTGATCGGCACCGCGCACGGGCAGTCGCTTGAGAATTTGCTCATGAACCCGACCCTTTCGGATCTGATGGGCGGCATCAGCGCGGTGACGCTCTCGGATGAAGAAGCGCGCCGTCGCGGCACGCGTAAAACCGTGCTGGAACGCAAGGCTCCGCCGACTTTCGACGTGGTGGTGGAGATCCACGATCGCGATCACCTCGCCATTCATAAGAACGTCGCGGAAGTCGTCGATTCGCTTCTACGGGGTTACCAGCCGCAGCCGGAGATTCGTCAACGGCAACCCAGCGGCGAGGTCAAGGTCATCCAAGAAGCCGACACCGAGTCGATGCCGCATCTCGCGGAAGCATACGAAAACCACGAACCGATGGAAGCCTCCGAGCGCGAGAAACCGCTCCTGATCTTTCCATACGGCGTGTCGCGGAACAAAATCGAAAGGGCGATCCACAACCTCCGCGTCAACGCTTCGATCGCCAGAACGTGGGACGATGCCGACGTCGTCGTCACGCTCAAAACCCTCGAGCGCAAAGGCCAGCCAAAGCTCAAACAAATCGCCTCCGACAACGTGCCGATCTACTCGATCAAAACCAATACCACGACGCAGATTCAAACGGCTCTGCGCGACGTCTTCAACCTAGGATCGATCGATCATGAAGAGATCGCGTTACGCGAAGCCGAGGAAGCCGTCTACCAAGTGCTGTTGACCAACCAGGCGATCGAGCTCTCTCCGCAGACTTCGTATATCCGCAGAACCCAGCATCAATTAGCGGAGAAGTATCGCTTGCAGTCGCGCAGCACCGGGCTAGAACCCAACCGGCGCGTCCGCATCTTTAAACTCGAGAGTACGATTTAA